The Anas acuta chromosome 14, bAnaAcu1.1, whole genome shotgun sequence DNA window ACGGgaccgccaccgccaccgggACCGGCTCCGGGGATGGCTCCGGGAACGGCACCGGGCGCCGCCGCCCTCCCGCTCCCCCGTCCCGGGTTCCCCCGcagggcaccgggcaccggctCCTGGTTCTGGGGGTGCCCCCGTGCCCCGTGGGGAGCCGCCGGtacctggggtgctgggggtgagcCACGCTCAGCACGGAGCCGTGGCCATGGTTCGGTGCCTGCTGGCAACCGGGAGGGGATTTTGGGCAGGTTTTGTAGGGTTTTGTAGGGTTTGGTGGGAGATAGGAGGAACTGGGTGAAGCATGAGCACCGCGTTCATGGGGATGTGGGTGTTTGGGGTGCAAGGTGTGGGGTGAGCCCCCGGGCAGCTGGTGCCGGTGTGGGGACAGCCGAAGCGTTAACGCCGGCAGCACGCACACGGCGGCGAGGCCGAGGCCGCTCGCGCCTCTCGCCGTCCCGTTGTTTGCCTTGGCTCCGTGACGGgagttataaataaaaatgtctcacCCCGGGTGCGTGACTCACGGGCCCTCCCCGCAAAGGGTAACCTCTGCGAGGAAACCTGAGCCGGGGACCGAGCCGCAGCGAGAGCGAATGCACCGCTGGATTCATGTATTTTCGTGTTTTTATCCCAAATGGCGACTGGGTGAGACCCCTGCCCCATCGGGGTTAGGgtgggctgctggggacagcggtGCCTGTGCCCCTCCGCACCCCGtcccctgctggctgccagcagcccggTGGTTTCCCTCAGATGGGAGAAGCTGACGTGGCCCAGGGTGGCTTTGGCCAGCCGTGCCCCGGCATCGCCTCCTGCCACACTCCGGGATGCAGGGAGCGGGATTCTGGCCCCACAGGATGTGCCTGGGGTGAGGGGTGCAGTcctgctgccctccttctgtccctgtcccctgcccgTGGCATCCCTGTGCCGGTGACTCCAGCAGGGCTTTGGGCTCTGGGCTGGCGCTCGtccctgctgagctctgctcggCGCCGTCTGGCGCCACGGGGCCGAGGGGATGGGTTGTGGCTGCTGGTGTCACCTCATCCTGCTGATGCGAGTGGAATGTGGGGACCGGGATGTGCCGGAGGAGGCGTCGGCCCTTTCTGGGCCAGCTCCACACGCCGAGAggctctgcctgcctcctccATCCCAGCTGGGGCCGCAGGGCCTCTCCTGGGGACAGCCGTGCCCTGGCTGTGCCACTCCGTGTCCCTTGGCCATGCTCTGCCAGAGCATCGTGCCCTCGATGCCCAGGTACCgcatcctcctgctgcactggtgctgtggggagaggagaagctCGGTGCCCCCCGGTTTATCCTCGGTGCCCCCCGGTTTATCCTGGGGGTagggagcagggggaggtgACGGCTGGGTGACAGCTGGCTGGGGGATTTGCCGAGGGCATTATTCAATGCTGTGGGTAAATGGAGAAACAGCAGCTAATTCTGGAGCCCGTaatcctcttcctcccccagggatggggagcgTGCCAGTCACGCAGATGCCCCCGGCATCCCCTGAGGCGTGCCGCGGGCTGCAGCCGCTCCCAGACCATGGGCGAGGTGCAGAAGGTGAGGGGGGGTCTGGCTACACCCCGCCTGCCCCAGGGCGGCTGCGCTGGCACCAGCTCCcggctggcagagcagggccagGACTCGGCCCCCAGCCTGCCAGGAGCTGGCCAGGctcccaggggacagggacagcccACCCAGGGGAGGGGGACAGGCTGGGTTTATCTGAGGTGGGGTAACCCCAAGCTTGGGCACGTCGGGACTAAGTCCTGGAGCTCACTCGGGCTGTAGACATGGGGGAAATGACCAACAGAGCACCCAGATCCCCCCACCAAAACGAGGGTGCTCTGCAGCGACCCGGCACCCCGcagggctcccccagccccccgcacCCCCAGGGGCTGCTCTCCGTCATCCAGAGCCTGCAGGGCTCCCCGGGGCAGGAGCTCCGCATcgtcctgctggggctggacaACGCGGGCAAGACCACGCTGCTGAAACGCCTGGCGTCCGAGGAGGTCACCACCATCACCCCCACCCAGGTAGGGGCTGCTGCAGACCAGGCGAGGCAGGACCACGCGAGGCGGGTCCCTGGGTGACGCCGGGGTTTGGTTCCCCACGCAGGGGTTCAACATCAAGAGCATCAACTCGCACGGCTTCAAGCTGAATGTCTGGGACATCGGGGGGCAGCGCTCCGTCCGCCCCTACTGGAGGAAGTACCTGGGCAGCACCGACCTGCTGGTGAGTGCTGGAGCCATGCTGCAGCGGAGCccctgcaggaggcagaggcaaGGAGGGGCTGCCCACTGTCCCTTTTGTCCCCCCCGGCAGATTTATGTCATTGACAGCGCAGACCAGAAGCGCTTTGAGGAGACGGGGCAGGTATGAGAGGGGATGGATTAAGGGCGGGTGGTGGGGTCGGGGGCTCGGACGTggcactgccagctgctggagggtgaAGCGGGGAGCGAGGATGTTCCCTGTGACTGCTACGGGCTGTCCCCTGGGCCAAACTGTCCCCATAGGTGCACAGGAAGGGCAcgcagctctgccccagccagCTCTCCCCATTTTACTGGAGCCGGGGGTGATGCCCCAGGAGTGCCCAACATGGGGGTGGGTGACTGCCTCTGATGGGGATCCTCCCAGCACCAGGGGAGCCATACGACAAAGCAAAGCTTTCCTCCTTGAAGCTCAAGTAGTGAACTCAGAATTACAAAACCTGGAAAGTAAAACCGAAGGTGAGACTCCCAGTGCCAGTCAAGGCTGTGCTGACACCAAACGCCGCCTGGAACGGAGGCGTGGGTGCGCCAGACAGCCGGGGCTGACAGCAGCCTCCTGCCGCTGCCCTTTGCCCAAGGTGCGCTCGGTGCTGGGTGTGTTTATCCCCCAGGTGATGCTGAGAGCGGCTCCAGATTCTCTGCGGGGCAGATGTGGCTTCAGGGGTGCACATCTGCCCTTTGGGATATGGGGATCTCA harbors:
- the LOC137864323 gene encoding ADP-ribosylation factor-like protein 3 isoform X5 translates to MYFRVFIPNGDWGWGACQSRRCPRHPLRRAAGCSRSQTMGEVQKGLLSVIQSLQGSPGQELRIVLLGLDNAGKTTLLKRLASEEVTTITPTQGFNIKSINSHGFKLNVWDIGGQRSVRPYWRKYLGSTDLLIYVIDSADQKRFEETGQELAELTEDESLTGVPLLVFANKQDLVTAAPAAEIAEGLSLHTYRDREWQIQACSALSGEGVQDGMNWISSQIMSRKK
- the LOC137864323 gene encoding ADP-ribosylation factor-like protein 3 isoform X6 is translated as MYFRVFIPNGDWRPGTPQGSPSPPHPQGLLSVIQSLQGSPGQELRIVLLGLDNAGKTTLLKRLASEEVTTITPTQGFNIKSINSHGFKLNVWDIGGQRSVRPYWRKYLGSTDLLIYVIDSADQKRFEETGQELAELTEDESLTGVPLLVFANKQDLVTAAPAAEIAEGLSLHTYRDREWQIQACSALSGEGVQDGMNWISSQIMSRKK
- the LOC137864323 gene encoding ADP-ribosylation factor-like protein 3 isoform X2; this translates as MYFRVFIPNGDWGWGACQSRRCPRHPLRRAAGCSRSQTMGEVQKRPGTPQGSPSPPHPQGLLSVIQSLQGSPGQELRIVLLGLDNAGKTTLLKRLASEEVTTITPTQGFNIKSINSHGFKLNVWDIGGQRSVRPYWRKYLGSTDLLIYVIDSADQKRFEETGQELAELTEDESLTGVPLLVFANKQDLVTAAPAAEIAEGLSLHTYRDREWQIQACSALSGEGVQDGMNWISSQIMSRKK
- the LOC137864323 gene encoding ADP-ribosylation factor-like protein 3 isoform X3, translated to MEKQQLILEPVILFLPQGWGACQSRRCPRHPLRRAAGCSRSQTMGEVQKGLLSVIQSLQGSPGQELRIVLLGLDNAGKTTLLKRLASEEVTTITPTQGFNIKSINSHGFKLNVWDIGGQRSVRPYWRKYLGSTDLLIYVIDSADQKRFEETGQELAELTEDESLTGVPLLVFANKQDLVTAAPAAEIAEGLSLHTYRDREWQIQACSALSGEGVQDGMNWISSQIMSRKK
- the LOC137864323 gene encoding ADP-ribosylation factor-like protein 3 isoform X4 is translated as MEKQQLILEPVILFLPQGWGACQSRRCPRHPLRRAAGCSRSQTMGEVQKRPGTPQGSPSPPHPQGLLSVIQSLQGSPGQELRIVLLGLDNAGKTTLLKRLASEEVTTITPTQGFNIKSINSHGFKLNVWDIGGQRSVRPYWRKYLGSTDLLELAELTEDESLTGVPLLVFANKQDLVTAAPAAEIAEGLSLHTYRDREWQIQACSALSGEGVQDGMNWISSQIMSRKK
- the LOC137864323 gene encoding ADP-ribosylation factor-like protein 3 isoform X1, coding for MEKQQLILEPVILFLPQGWGACQSRRCPRHPLRRAAGCSRSQTMGEVQKRPGTPQGSPSPPHPQGLLSVIQSLQGSPGQELRIVLLGLDNAGKTTLLKRLASEEVTTITPTQGFNIKSINSHGFKLNVWDIGGQRSVRPYWRKYLGSTDLLIYVIDSADQKRFEETGQELAELTEDESLTGVPLLVFANKQDLVTAAPAAEIAEGLSLHTYRDREWQIQACSALSGEGVQDGMNWISSQIMSRKK